In Entomomonas moraniae, one DNA window encodes the following:
- a CDS encoding DUF4404 family protein, with translation MSKTVHENLIDLQYQLKHARNNKEADKAHIEALADTIHNQLKLDEIAHEPDMSMVEELGLAVGEFEQDHPRLAATLKSILLTFHNIGI, from the coding sequence ATGTCTAAAACAGTTCATGAAAACCTGATCGACTTACAATATCAGCTAAAACATGCTAGAAACAATAAAGAAGCAGATAAAGCACATATTGAAGCATTGGCAGATACCATTCATAACCAACTTAAACTAGATGAAATAGCTCACGAGCCAGACATGAGCATGGTGGAAGAGCTTGGACTTGCTGTTGGAGAGTTTGAACAAGATCATCCTCGATTAGCTGCTACACTAAAAAGCATTCTGCTTACATTTCACAATATTGGCATTTAA
- a CDS encoding ribosome maturation factor RimP produces the protein MSTRIEQLQTLLAPIIESLGYQCWGVEFISQGKHSLLRVFIDRQNHECTVDEKSADIDHDDGTEFIERESGIGIEDCQKVTEQISAVLDVEDPIPYEYTLEVSSPGLDRPLYTLEQFEQFKDNYVKIKLRAPFEGKRNFTGLLQGIEDQHIVLRVDKEEYLLPIELIDKANVEPTFD, from the coding sequence GTGTCTACTAGAATAGAACAATTACAGACGCTGTTAGCTCCAATTATTGAGTCTTTAGGTTATCAATGTTGGGGTGTTGAGTTTATTTCACAGGGCAAGCATTCCTTGTTGCGCGTATTTATTGACCGTCAAAATCATGAGTGCACTGTTGATGAAAAAAGTGCAGATATTGATCATGATGATGGTACTGAGTTCATTGAGCGTGAAAGTGGCATTGGAATAGAAGACTGTCAGAAAGTTACTGAGCAGATCAGTGCTGTATTAGATGTAGAAGACCCTATTCCTTATGAGTATACGTTAGAGGTTTCTTCTCCAGGTTTGGATCGCCCTTTATATACGCTAGAACAGTTTGAACAGTTTAAAGACAACTATGTAAAAATTAAATTACGTGCTCCTTTTGAAGGTAAGCGTAATTTTACAGGACTCTTACAGGGCATTGAAGACCAACACATTGTTTTACGGGTAGATAAAGAAGAGTATTTATTACCTATAGAACTTATAGATAAGGCAAATGTTGAGCCCACATTTGACTAA
- the nusA gene encoding transcription termination factor NusA — MSKEILLVVESVSNEKGVPPGVIFEALEIALATVTKKNYEMDINIRVTIDQRTGNYETYRQWTVVDEIDQVNPDAELTEEEAHEKDPKAKIGDVVEEKIESIEFGRIAAQTAKQVIVQKVREAERAQMIDAYREYLGTIISGIVKKVTRESIILDLGNNAEALLPRDQVMPREIFRVGMRVRALLKEIRTEHRGPQLILSRTAPEMIIELFRIEVPEISEGLIEVMGASRDPGSRAKLAVRSKDKRIDPQGACIGMRGSRVQAVSGELNGERVDIVLWNENPAQFVINAMAPAEVVTIIVDEDTHTMDVAVAEESLAQAIGRGGQNVRLATQLTGWTLNVMTDEQIQEKQQAETGDILQAFIDELDVDEELAQLLVEEGFTTLEEVAYVPMEEMLSIDGFDEDIVNELRTRAKDRLLTRAIAKEEQLAAAKPADDLLALDGMSEELAKQLAVNGIVTREDLAEQSIDDLVGVTRMSEEHAGELIMKARAHWFE; from the coding sequence ATGAGCAAAGAAATATTATTAGTAGTTGAATCCGTATCAAATGAAAAAGGCGTACCTCCTGGTGTGATTTTTGAGGCTTTAGAAATTGCATTGGCTACAGTGACTAAAAAAAATTATGAAATGGACATTAACATTAGAGTCACTATTGATCAACGTACCGGTAATTATGAAACTTATCGCCAGTGGACAGTGGTTGATGAAATAGATCAAGTAAATCCTGATGCAGAGCTAACAGAAGAAGAGGCTCATGAGAAGGATCCTAAAGCGAAAATTGGCGATGTAGTTGAAGAAAAAATTGAGTCAATAGAGTTTGGACGTATTGCTGCGCAAACTGCAAAGCAAGTGATTGTACAAAAAGTTCGTGAAGCAGAGCGTGCTCAAATGATTGATGCTTATCGCGAATACTTAGGCACAATCATTTCTGGTATTGTCAAAAAAGTTACCAGAGAAAGTATTATTCTTGATTTAGGCAATAATGCAGAAGCGTTATTACCTCGTGATCAGGTAATGCCACGTGAGATTTTCCGTGTAGGTATGAGAGTTCGTGCATTGCTTAAAGAAATCCGCACGGAGCACAGGGGGCCTCAATTAATTCTTTCACGTACTGCACCTGAAATGATTATTGAGTTATTCCGTATTGAAGTCCCTGAGATTTCTGAAGGACTTATTGAAGTCATGGGTGCTTCTCGTGATCCTGGTTCACGTGCTAAGTTAGCCGTACGATCAAAAGATAAACGTATTGATCCGCAGGGTGCTTGTATTGGTATGCGAGGCTCAAGAGTTCAAGCAGTATCAGGTGAGTTAAATGGTGAACGTGTTGATATCGTATTATGGAACGAAAACCCTGCGCAATTCGTAATTAATGCAATGGCCCCTGCAGAAGTAGTAACGATTATTGTTGATGAAGATACTCATACAATGGATGTTGCTGTAGCGGAAGAGAGTTTAGCACAAGCGATAGGTCGCGGCGGTCAAAACGTGCGTTTAGCGACACAACTAACCGGTTGGACGCTAAATGTAATGACGGATGAGCAAATTCAAGAGAAACAACAAGCTGAAACAGGTGATATCCTACAAGCTTTTATCGATGAACTTGATGTGGATGAAGAGTTGGCCCAGCTTTTAGTAGAAGAAGGATTTACGACCTTAGAAGAGGTTGCTTATGTTCCTATGGAAGAAATGCTGAGTATTGATGGATTTGATGAAGATATCGTCAATGAGTTAAGAACACGCGCGAAAGACCGTCTCTTAACTCGAGCTATTGCTAAGGAAGAGCAATTGGCAGCTGCAAAACCTGCTGATGACCTATTGGCATTGGACGGAATGAGTGAAGAGTTGGCTAAACAGTTAGCCGTTAATGGCATTGTAACTCGTGAAGATCTTGCTGAGCAAAGTATAGATGATTTGGTTGGCGTAACAAGAATGAGTGAAGAACATGCCGGGGAATTAATCATGAAGGCGCGTGCTCATTGGTTTGAGTAG
- the infB gene encoding translation initiation factor IF-2 yields the protein MTQATVKELAKSVNTTVDRLLQQMKEAGLPHNSADQKVSEEEKQKLYDHLSRDKVEVKAPKKITLKRTTTEKIKTAGNKTVEVKQRKKKTFVKRDLAVEESLAEDTLVKEENEAIDTNIKKDKPIHKKTESAEKVEKVVENVPGQVKAKETVQVKPDEKAKESTPAVDVPKRKEPIEKVKVEPVNRIPTTNKVAVEVRRKGDSTPVEPEITEKVEVQEVVSAPKAVEANDADSAPKAKAKKDKPVIREEPRRASRSRDEEEERRERKAAAAKPSKTAAPRNIHAIVDEEEEGYSSRRGGSRNSKYKQQKKRAVENQHGFQAPVGPVVREVSIGETITVAELAQQMSIKGAEVVKLMFKMGTPVTINQVLDRDTAQIIVEDLGHTVKLINDNALEDQLAESLKFEGEAIHRAPVVTVMGHVDHGKTSLLDYIRRTKVATGEAGGITQHIGAYHVQTDRGMITFLDTPGHAAFTAMRARGAQATDIVILVVAADDGVMPQTEEAVQHAKAAGVPLVVAINKIDKPEADIDRIKNELAGRDVIPEDWGGDTQFIPVSAKQGTNVDTLLEAVLLQAELLELTAVPTAPAQGIVIESRLDKGRGPVATILVQNGTLHQGDMLLVGVNYGRVRAMLDESGKPIKEAGPSIPVEVLGLDGTPNAGDDVNVVADEKKAREVALFRQGKFREVKLARQQSTKLENIFDNMAQSEKKTLNIVIKADVRGSLEALQSSLSDLGNDEVQVCVVGTGVGGITESDANLALASHAVIFGFNVRADAGARKIIETEGIDLRYYNVIYDIIEDVKKALSGMLGNDVRETIIGIAEVRDVFRSPKFGAIAGCMVVEGIVHRNRPIRVLRDDVVIFEGELESLRRFKDDVAEVRANMECGIGVKSYNDVKVGDKIEVFEKVQVARTL from the coding sequence ATGACACAAGCCACAGTAAAAGAATTAGCTAAAAGCGTGAATACCACAGTTGATCGACTACTTCAGCAAATGAAAGAAGCCGGGCTACCTCATAACAGTGCTGACCAAAAAGTATCTGAAGAGGAAAAACAAAAGCTATATGATCATTTAAGTCGTGATAAAGTTGAGGTGAAAGCACCTAAAAAAATTACCTTAAAACGAACCACAACTGAGAAGATCAAAACAGCAGGTAATAAAACGGTAGAGGTCAAACAACGGAAAAAGAAAACCTTTGTTAAGCGTGATCTTGCGGTAGAGGAGAGTCTAGCAGAAGATACTCTCGTAAAGGAAGAGAATGAAGCTATTGATACAAACATCAAAAAAGACAAGCCTATTCATAAAAAAACCGAATCTGCTGAAAAAGTAGAAAAAGTGGTAGAAAATGTACCTGGACAGGTAAAAGCAAAAGAAACTGTACAAGTTAAGCCAGATGAAAAAGCAAAAGAGTCTACACCTGCTGTTGATGTACCTAAAAGAAAAGAACCGATTGAAAAAGTGAAAGTAGAACCTGTTAATAGAATTCCAACAACCAATAAAGTAGCGGTTGAAGTACGACGCAAAGGTGATAGCACTCCAGTGGAACCTGAGATCACCGAAAAAGTTGAAGTGCAAGAAGTTGTAAGTGCACCTAAAGCAGTTGAAGCGAACGATGCAGACAGTGCTCCAAAAGCTAAGGCTAAAAAAGATAAACCAGTTATTCGTGAAGAACCTCGTCGTGCGTCGCGTAGTCGTGATGAGGAAGAGGAGCGTCGTGAACGTAAAGCCGCTGCTGCAAAGCCATCAAAAACAGCAGCGCCACGTAATATTCATGCTATCGTAGATGAAGAGGAAGAGGGTTATAGTAGCCGTCGTGGTGGTAGTCGTAACAGCAAATATAAACAGCAAAAGAAACGTGCGGTAGAAAATCAGCATGGTTTCCAAGCACCAGTGGGGCCTGTTGTGAGAGAAGTTAGTATTGGGGAAACGATTACCGTTGCTGAACTAGCTCAACAAATGAGTATTAAAGGTGCCGAAGTTGTTAAGCTCATGTTTAAAATGGGTACTCCAGTAACCATTAACCAAGTGCTTGATCGTGATACAGCACAAATTATTGTAGAAGACTTAGGTCATACCGTTAAGTTAATTAATGACAATGCGTTAGAAGATCAATTGGCTGAATCATTAAAATTTGAAGGTGAAGCAATTCATCGTGCACCTGTTGTAACGGTAATGGGACATGTTGACCATGGTAAAACTTCATTGCTTGACTACATCCGTCGTACCAAGGTAGCGACAGGTGAAGCCGGTGGTATTACACAGCATATTGGTGCATACCATGTTCAAACTGATAGAGGAATGATTACCTTTTTAGATACACCAGGACATGCCGCATTTACTGCGATGCGTGCGCGCGGAGCACAAGCAACGGATATCGTAATCCTCGTGGTAGCGGCTGATGATGGTGTGATGCCACAAACAGAAGAAGCTGTTCAACATGCTAAAGCGGCAGGCGTTCCTCTTGTTGTAGCTATTAATAAGATCGATAAGCCAGAAGCAGACATTGATCGGATAAAAAATGAGTTAGCAGGCCGAGATGTTATCCCAGAAGATTGGGGCGGTGATACACAATTTATACCTGTATCTGCTAAGCAAGGAACCAATGTTGATACCTTATTAGAAGCTGTGTTACTACAAGCTGAGTTGTTAGAGTTAACTGCTGTTCCAACAGCACCCGCACAAGGTATCGTGATTGAATCTCGCCTTGATAAAGGCCGCGGCCCTGTTGCGACGATACTTGTTCAGAACGGAACATTACATCAAGGTGATATGCTACTTGTCGGTGTTAACTACGGTCGTGTTCGCGCCATGTTAGATGAATCAGGTAAACCTATTAAAGAGGCGGGGCCATCTATCCCTGTTGAAGTCCTTGGACTCGATGGGACGCCAAATGCGGGTGATGATGTCAATGTAGTTGCTGATGAGAAAAAAGCGCGTGAAGTTGCTCTATTCCGTCAAGGCAAGTTCCGTGAAGTTAAACTTGCTCGCCAACAATCAACGAAGTTAGAAAATATCTTCGATAACATGGCTCAAAGTGAGAAGAAAACGCTTAATATCGTTATTAAAGCTGATGTACGTGGTTCGCTTGAAGCATTACAATCATCCTTATCTGATTTAGGTAATGATGAAGTACAAGTATGTGTTGTCGGAACTGGAGTAGGGGGAATCACCGAGAGTGATGCAAACCTTGCACTAGCTTCTCATGCGGTGATCTTTGGTTTCAACGTACGTGCTGATGCAGGTGCTCGTAAAATTATCGAGACAGAGGGCATTGACTTACGTTACTACAATGTTATTTATGACATTATTGAAGATGTGAAGAAAGCCTTATCCGGTATGTTAGGTAACGATGTTCGTGAAACGATTATCGGTATTGCCGAAGTACGTGATGTATTTCGCTCACCTAAATTTGGTGCAATTGCTGGTTGTATGGTGGTTGAGGGTATTGTTCACCGTAATCGTCCAATTCGTGTATTACGTGACGATGTTGTTATTTTTGAAGGTGAGTTAGAATCACTACGCCGTTTCAAAGATGACGTTGCTGAGGTGCGTGCTAACATGGAATGTGGTATCGGTGTGAAGAGTTATAATGATGTAAAAGTAGGCGATAAGATTGAAGTGTTCGAGAAAGTGCAAGTTGCCCGCACACTTTAA
- the rbfA gene encoding 30S ribosome-binding factor RbfA: MAKEYSRTQRVGDQMQRELAQLIQREIKDPRLGIVTVTAVDVARDLAYAKVFITVMGKDGQKEIEQSLEILTNAAGYLRSLLGKSMKIRTIPQLKFMYDESIVRGSTMSALIDKALAADRKLHHGEDNE, encoded by the coding sequence ATGGCTAAAGAGTATAGTCGTACCCAACGCGTAGGTGATCAAATGCAACGTGAGTTAGCACAGCTAATACAGCGTGAAATTAAAGACCCACGTCTAGGGATTGTGACCGTTACCGCCGTTGATGTGGCGCGTGATTTAGCATATGCTAAAGTGTTTATCACCGTGATGGGGAAAGATGGTCAAAAGGAAATTGAACAGTCTTTAGAGATTTTAACTAATGCAGCGGGTTATTTACGCAGTTTATTAGGAAAATCAATGAAGATAAGAACAATACCACAGTTAAAATTTATGTATGATGAAAGTATTGTTCGTGGTAGTACAATGTCTGCCTTGATTGATAAGGCATTGGCAGCAGACCGTAAACTTCACCATGGAGAAGATAACGAGTGA